Proteins from a genomic interval of Asterias rubens chromosome 16, eAstRub1.3, whole genome shotgun sequence:
- the LOC117300634 gene encoding heterogeneous nuclear ribonucleoprotein A0-like isoform X1, which produces MDRGNNSDEKLCKLFVGGLSRAETFEEQLKEYFSQYGTITDSVVIKDNEQRSRGFGFVTMSCIDEADNVVFDKNEENNEKHSINGKEVEVKRATPRDQEFDHNVTKKLFVAGFKNKNLTGDDLRDYFNSCSRCEVVKVDVVKDRETEVPKGFAFIEMTSRHMVDKLAIMEKHDINGIQIVAKKATPRENESGGRGGSRGGRGGRGGRGGGRGGYGGGQDYQGGYGGGYNSYGGDSYGRGGGGGGRGGGRGSYGGGYGSGGGGYGGGGGGGYDDWGNSGGYGGGYSGYDGGYGGADYSSGGDYRGGRGGGGRYRPY; this is translated from the exons ATGGACAGGGGAAACAATTCG GATGAGAAGCTTTGCAAGCTGTTCGTCGGGGGTCTGAGCAGAGCAGAGACTTTTGAGGAACAGCTGAAGGAGTACTTCTCACAGTATGGTACCATCACTGATAGCGTCGTTATCAAGGATAACGAACAGAGATCCAGAGGGTTTGGTTTCGTCACAATGAGCTGCATAGATGAAGCTGACAATGTGGTCTTTGATAAGaatgaagaaaacaatgaaaaacacagCATCAACGGAAAAGAAGTCGAGGTGAAGAGAGCTACACCAAGAGAT CAAGAATTTGATCACAACGTCACAAAGAAGCTGTTCGTCGCCGGCTTCAAGAACAAGAACTTGACCGGAGACGACCTGAGGGATTACTTCAATTCCTGCAGCCGCTGTGAAGTGGTCAAGGTGGATGTTGTCAAAGACAGGGAAACTGAAGTACCAAAAGGCTTTGCTTTCATCGAGATGACCAGTCGCCACATGGTGGACAAATTAGCAA TCATGGAGAAGCATGACATAAACGGTATCCAGATCGTCGCTAAGAAAGCCACGCCGAGAGAAAATGAATCTGGGGGAAGAGGAGGCTCCCGTGGTGGTCGTGGAGGACGTG GTGGTCGTGGCGGCGGCAGAGGTGGATATGGCGGTGGGCAAGACTACCAAGGAGGTTACGGAGGTGGCTACAACTCCTATGGAGGAGACAGCTATGGgcgtggtggtggtggtggaggGCGTGGCGGCGGGCGGGGCTCGTACGGTGGAGGCTACGGCAGTGGTGGTGGTGGCTACGGAGGAGGAGGTGGTGGTGGCTATGACG aCTGGGGTAATTCTGGAGGATACGGTGGTGGATATAGTGGTTATGACG GTGGTTATGGAGGCGCTGACTACAGCAGTGGCGGAGACTACAGAGGTGGGCGTGGTGGCGGCGGAAGATACCGCCCGTACTAA
- the LOC117300634 gene encoding heterogeneous nuclear ribonucleoprotein A3-like isoform X2 produces the protein MDRGNNSDEKLCKLFVGGLSRAETFEEQLKEYFSQYGTITDSVVIKDNEQRSRGFGFVTMSCIDEADNVVFDKNEENNEKHSINGKEVEVKRATPRDQEFDHNVTKKLFVAGFKNKNLTGDDLRDYFNSCSRCEVVKVDVVKDRETEVPKGFAFIEMTSRHMVDKLAIMEKHDINGIQIVAKKATPRENESGGRGGSRGGRGGRGGRGGGRGGYGGGQDYQGGYGGGYNSYGGDSYGRGGGGGGRGGGRGSYGGGYGSGGGGYGGGGGGGYDGGYGGADYSSGGDYRGGRGGGGRYRPY, from the exons ATGGACAGGGGAAACAATTCG GATGAGAAGCTTTGCAAGCTGTTCGTCGGGGGTCTGAGCAGAGCAGAGACTTTTGAGGAACAGCTGAAGGAGTACTTCTCACAGTATGGTACCATCACTGATAGCGTCGTTATCAAGGATAACGAACAGAGATCCAGAGGGTTTGGTTTCGTCACAATGAGCTGCATAGATGAAGCTGACAATGTGGTCTTTGATAAGaatgaagaaaacaatgaaaaacacagCATCAACGGAAAAGAAGTCGAGGTGAAGAGAGCTACACCAAGAGAT CAAGAATTTGATCACAACGTCACAAAGAAGCTGTTCGTCGCCGGCTTCAAGAACAAGAACTTGACCGGAGACGACCTGAGGGATTACTTCAATTCCTGCAGCCGCTGTGAAGTGGTCAAGGTGGATGTTGTCAAAGACAGGGAAACTGAAGTACCAAAAGGCTTTGCTTTCATCGAGATGACCAGTCGCCACATGGTGGACAAATTAGCAA TCATGGAGAAGCATGACATAAACGGTATCCAGATCGTCGCTAAGAAAGCCACGCCGAGAGAAAATGAATCTGGGGGAAGAGGAGGCTCCCGTGGTGGTCGTGGAGGACGTG GTGGTCGTGGCGGCGGCAGAGGTGGATATGGCGGTGGGCAAGACTACCAAGGAGGTTACGGAGGTGGCTACAACTCCTATGGAGGAGACAGCTATGGgcgtggtggtggtggtggaggGCGTGGCGGCGGGCGGGGCTCGTACGGTGGAGGCTACGGCAGTGGTGGTGGTGGCTACGGAGGAGGAGGTGGTGGTGGCTATGACG GTGGTTATGGAGGCGCTGACTACAGCAGTGGCGGAGACTACAGAGGTGGGCGTGGTGGCGGCGGAAGATACCGCCCGTACTAA